The genomic region CTGTAATTACAATAAAAATCGTACCTTTGCCCTCTAAAAAGAAAAACTAAGGAAAAACTACAATGGCTATAAAAATAACAGATGATTGTATTAACTGTGGTGCCTGCGAGCCTGAATGCCCTAACAATGCTATCTATGAAGGGGCAGATAATTGGCGTTATAGCGATGGAACAGCGCTAAGAGGTCATATTGTTACCCCCAGTGGAAAAGAAGCTGATGCAGATGAACCCCAAGAGCCTATCTGTGATGATTACTACTTTATCATCACAGATAAGTGTACTGAGTGTATAGGTTTTCACGAGGAGCCTCAGTGTGCTGCTGTCTGCCCAGTGGATTGTTGTGTACCCGATGAAGATCACCGAGAAACTGAAGAAGAACTATATGCAAAAAAACGCTTTTTGCATAATGAATAATAGAAATATTGAGTTAGAAGAAATAATATGAAAAAAGAAATTACAGACGTTTTAGTTATAGGGGCAGGTCCCTCAGGCTGCGTTTCAGCAGCCTACTTACACAACAATGGCGTAAAAGTAAAGGTAGTTGAAAAGCTAAAATTCCCGCGCTTGGTAGTAGGAGAGAGCCTTATCCCCAGAGTGATGGATCACTTTGATGAGGCAGGCTTTCTGCCAGCATTGAAAGCAATGAATTTTGAGAAAAAACCAGGAGCACGCTTTATCCGTGGCGAACAGGTTTGCCACTTTGATTTTAGTGATAATTTTTCAGGTGGATGGGGCTGGACTTGGCAGGTGCCTCGTGCTGACTTTGACAATGTGCTCGCACAGGAGCTCATCCGTAAGGGCGTTGACCTTCAGTTCGAACAAGAAGTGACAGATGTAGAGTTTTTTGATGGAAAGCAGCTTACTACTGTAAAAAATAAAGAGGGTGAAAGTTATGAGATAGAATCAAAGTTTGTTATTGATGCCAGTGGCTATGGACGTGTATTACCTCGCCTGCTTAACCTCAATTCTCCATCAAAGTTGGACGACCACTCCTCTATATTCACTCATATTAAAGAAGATAACGTGCGACCTGCAGGTGAGGAAGGTACGCTTATCTCTTTTGATATCTTGGAGAGAGAAGTTTGGCTTTGGGTGATACCTTTCTCTAATGGCAACACAAGTGTAGGCATTGTAGGTCCTACTTCGTATATTAACGCTCTATCAGAGGATGGCGACACTGCCGAAGCCTTGCGTAAAGCGATAAAGTCCTCTGACTTTTACAAAGAACGCTTCCAAAATAGCGAATTCCTCTTCACACCGATTAAAATCCAAAGTTATTCCTGCTCAGTGAAGCAATTATACGGCAATGGCTATGTCCTTACGGGCAATAGTACTGAATTCCTCGACCCTGTCTTCTCTTCTGGTGTAGCTTTTGCCACAGAGTCAGGAATGTTGGCTGCAAAACTTGTAAAGCGAGTGCTTGCAGGCGAAAAGGTGGATTGGCAAAAAGAATATGCTGAATATATGCAAAGTGGTATCGATGTCTTTACCTCTTATGTAAGAGAATGGTACACAGGCAACCTACAAACGCTATTCTTCCACAAACCAGAAAATCCAGAGGTAAAACGCAAGATATGTTCCGTGCTGGCGGGCTATGTTTGGGATAAGAACAATCCTTTTGTAGTAAAACACAAGAATATCATCAAAAATATGGCTTATCTTGTGGAAAACGGTATGGAAATGAACGAAAACTAAGCACAAGTCAGTCTCTATGGAAGAAATACAATATAACGAGGATAATATCCGTTCCTTAGATTGGAAAGAGCATATCCGTATGCGCCCTGGTATGTATATCGGGAAGCTCGGCGATGGCTCCTCAGCTGATGACGGTATTTATATCCTTTTAAAGGAGGTTATTGACAACTGCATCGACGAATTCGTGATGGGAGCGGGCAAAACCATCGATATTAAGATCAACGAGAATAAAGTAGAGGTGCGCGATTACGGTCGTGGTATTCCGCTGGGCAAAGTCGTT from Capnocytophaga haemolytica harbors:
- a CDS encoding 4Fe-4S binding protein, producing the protein MAIKITDDCINCGACEPECPNNAIYEGADNWRYSDGTALRGHIVTPSGKEADADEPQEPICDDYYFIITDKCTECIGFHEEPQCAAVCPVDCCVPDEDHRETEEELYAKKRFLHNE
- a CDS encoding NAD(P)/FAD-dependent oxidoreductase; this encodes MKKEITDVLVIGAGPSGCVSAAYLHNNGVKVKVVEKLKFPRLVVGESLIPRVMDHFDEAGFLPALKAMNFEKKPGARFIRGEQVCHFDFSDNFSGGWGWTWQVPRADFDNVLAQELIRKGVDLQFEQEVTDVEFFDGKQLTTVKNKEGESYEIESKFVIDASGYGRVLPRLLNLNSPSKLDDHSSIFTHIKEDNVRPAGEEGTLISFDILEREVWLWVIPFSNGNTSVGIVGPTSYINALSEDGDTAEALRKAIKSSDFYKERFQNSEFLFTPIKIQSYSCSVKQLYGNGYVLTGNSTEFLDPVFSSGVAFATESGMLAAKLVKRVLAGEKVDWQKEYAEYMQSGIDVFTSYVREWYTGNLQTLFFHKPENPEVKRKICSVLAGYVWDKNNPFVVKHKNIIKNMAYLVENGMEMNEN